One Oryza sativa Japonica Group chromosome 8, ASM3414082v1 DNA window includes the following coding sequences:
- the LOC4344514 gene encoding NAC domain-containing protein 43, giving the protein MSISVNGQSCVPPGFRFHPTEEELLNYYLRKKVASEQIDLDVIRDVDLNKLEPWDIQERCKIGSGPQNDWYFFSHKDKKYPTGTRTNRATAAGFWKATGRDKAIYNAVHRIGMRKTLVFYKGRAPHGQKSDWIMHEYRLDDPATDTAAATPTVTSAAAAAAAMAAAADGGQEDGWVVCRVFKKKHHHKEAGGGGGKHGGDGSAGAKAAHAYSSSDDALDQILQYMGRSCKQEHELPSPQASGGGGAGAGSRPASRYLRPIDTVLGGHGFMKLPPLESPSAATALSSTPSTGGDAASSAAAAAADHLLLHHHHRTDWAMMDRLVASHLNGANSDAPDDQLCFDAADDDGLAYYSAAATRLLGGANAGTDDDLWSFARSAAPPPPPPPPSSATPERLSHVAL; this is encoded by the exons ATGAGCATCTCGGTGAACGGGCAGTCGTGCGTGCCGCCGGGGTTCCGGTTCCACCcgacggaggaggagctgcTCAACTACTACCTCCGCAAGAAGGTCGCCTCCGAGCAGATCGACCTCGACGTCATCCGCGACGTCGACCTCAACAAGCTCGAGCCATGGGACATCCAAG AGAGGTGTAAGATTGGGTCAGGGCCGCAGAACGACTGGTACTTCTTCAGCCACAAGGACAAGAAGTACCcgacggggacgaggacgaacagggcgacggcggccgggttCTGGAAGGCCACCGGCCGCGACAAGGCCATCTACAACGCCGTCCACCGCATTGGCATGCGCAAGACGCTCGTCTTCTACAAGGGCCGCGCCCCCCACGGCCAGAAGTCCGACTGGATCATGCACGAGTACCGCCTCGACGACCCCGCcaccgacaccgccgccgccacacccaCG GTtacttctgctgctgctgcggcggcggcgatggcggcggcggcggacggcgggcaGGAGGATGGCTGGGTGGTGTGcagggtgttcaagaagaagcacCACCacaaggaggccggcggcggcggcggcaagcacggcggcgacggcagcgccggcgccAAGGCGGCGCACGCTTACTCCTCCAGCGACGACGCGCTCGACCAGATCCTGCAGTACATGGGCAGGTCGTGCAAGCAGGAGCACGAGCTCCCCTCGCCGcaggccagcggcggcggcggcgccggcgcagggAGCAGGCCGGCGTCGAGGTACCTCCGGCCAATCGACACCGTGCTCGGCGGCCATGGCTTCATGAAGCTGCCGCCGCTCGAGAGCCCGTCGGCCGCCACGGCGCTCTCCTCCACTCCgagcaccggcggcgacgcggcctcctcggccgccgccgccgccgccgaccacctgctgctccaccaccaccaccgcacgGACTGGGCCATGATGGACCGCCTCGTCGCGTCGCACCTCAACGGCGCCAACTCCGACGCGCCCGACGACCAGCTCTgcttcgacgccgccgacgacgacggcctcgCCTactactccgccgccgccacgaggcTGCTCGGCGGTGCCAACGCCGGCACCGACGACGACCTGTGGAGCTTCGCGCGGtcggctgcgccgccaccgccgccgccgccgccgtcgtcggccacgCCAGAGCGTCTCAGCCACGTGGCACTGTAA